Within the Pirellulales bacterium genome, the region CGGGCCTTGCGCTCAGCCGGGCTGTCGCAGGCGGAGTTCGTCGTTGGCGGGATAGCATACGCAAAGGGATCGCCCCAGCGGCCCAAGAATCGTCATCCCGAACTTCCTCGTTGCCTTTTGTCCGCGATGGGTGGGGAACTCCCTCGCCGAGCGCCGAGCCGTTTCCCCCGTTCCGCTGCTCTACGGGCCGAGGAAGGTGCAGGGGTTGCCCCGAACTCGGCGAGGCGGTGAGCATCGCATGCAACCCATAGCATCTGCTCCGGTGTCGGAGACGCAGGCCAGCTTCCTAGCGGTGAATGCAGCAACTTCAATCCTAGAAACGCGGGCCGGCAATGTCATTCCGCTTTGCCGGAACACAGTTCCGCTTTTCCGTCAGACGGCGGCCCGCTCCGAAGGCAGCCGGAACTCGCTAGGTAGGATTGCTGCAGCCCATTAGGTGGCTTCAGGCGAGTCCTTGGTTCTTGTTGAGGTAGACATGCTCCGTGCATGCCCCTACCGCTATGCCTATCACGTAGGCAATCAAATCCGGGCTATGGAACGAAGTTCCAAGCACAAGTCGGCCAAGACGAGTGGACCGAATCACATCGATCCAGGGGGCGTGGTAAAGCTGTAGAAACTCAACGGACCACGCGAAACAGACAGCGCCCAATGCAATTCGCATTGTTGAGCTGTTACGAAAAACGAATCCGAATCCGAGAAACACAACGAGCGCCCAAAGCGAATCTCCGCCATATTTGGCAAGGAAACTCGGGAACGGGAGGAGACCCGACCGCCAAAGCAGGCCAGCCCCGATAGCCAGCGCCGTAGCTAAGGCATATGTTGGTCGACTCCGCTGAGCTGGAGCTGTTGATGGGTTCATTAGTTCCGGTTTCGCAAAGATCCTAACGACCCAAGCCCAGCGAATCGTTGTCCTGCTTGACAGACCTTGACCGAAGTCGACGATACGCGAAACGAGTCCCCGCAGCGACTACTGCGAGGCTTGCCACTATCGCCCCAATCATGCGCAGCCCTCGATTTACTGCTTCTTGGTACTCATTACCGCGCACATCACGGCGTTCGGTCGCAAGTATTCTCGTGGCCTCCTCGATTGTCGTTTCGAGCGAGTCGTAATACTTGCTGGCGAAAGCTTGGTCAACATCCACTCCCTCGGCAATCCAACGCCGCTCATCGGCGGCAATCGAATCGAAGTAAGCTTGAGCCTCTGCCAATTCATGGTTCAAGTCGGCAGATAGCTTTTCGAGATCAGCTTCAGTTCCTCTTTCCTTCCGATAGTTAATGTAGCCCAAATGGCCGTATGCCATATTCACCGCGGCATTTTCGAACTCATCTGTCGTTACATTATTTTCTGATAGCTGCGACACTCGGTAGTAGGATCGCGCCGCCAATTGGAGAGCGTCGTCCTTATAGGTAGGCCACGCGATCAACAGATCGCCAACTGTCTCCAAAAGCAACGGCGAGTCGTAGTTCGCAAAGTGCATCATGCCCAGCACACCTTTTTGGGCGGCCGCTAATTCCGCCTTCATTTCCGTAGCATCCGGTGACTCTTCATTGATTTGCCCATCAGCCCATCCTCGCTTCTCCAAAACAAATCTGGCAAAGCCGCAAGCCTGCCCTTTTGGGTGAATAACTGGAGTCAGTGGTTCGGCGGCAGGATGCGGCGATTTCCGCTTGGTGAGAAAATACTCGGCTAGCAACGATTGATACTTTTCGCGGCCAAAGTGGGCGTCGGGATTGATGGCTATTGCCCGGCTTGTTCCAGCAGCGAGATCCCCTCGGCATGTCTGCCGAGCTTGGAATATGCCACAGCGAGATCATCCGACAGTGCTGGGTCGTCCTCGACGCTGCGCATCCGCTTCGTACGATCTTGAATTCGCCATTCATAATACGCTGCGCTGTGGCGGACAAATTTCCCGGTGATCATTTCCAACGATGCTTCACACGGCGAAGTCCTATCGTGTGACAGCGATCGAACGGCGGAATTGTCTCAGGCTGAAGCTGAAGAACAGAAGGCCCATGCCCGACACCGCCAAAAACTGGGGCCAGACCGTTTCCAGGCCGGCGCCGCGATAGATAATCGCTTGCGAAAAGCTGACAAAATGACGCGACGGCAGGAAGAGCGTGAGTCGTTGGAGCCATTGGGGCTGGCTTTCAATAGGAGTGTTTCCCCCCGACAGCAATTGCAACACGATGATCAGCAAAATGATTAGCAACGCAAACTGGGCCATCGTTTGGGTAATCGTTCCCAGAAAAACGCCGAGAGCCGTGGCGAAGAACAAGTACAGTACCACGCCCGCCAGGAAAAGGACGGGCGACCCTGCAATGGGAACGCCCAGGACTCCCTTAACCACGAACACCAGGGAAGCCGTTACCGCTATCAGAATCACCAAGCCATTTGCCCACACCTTGGCCATTGCGATCTCGAAAGCGGTTAGTGGCATCACCAACAGATGCTCAATTGTGCCATGCTCCCGTTCGCGAAGAAGCGCTGCTCCGGTGAGGATGATCGTCAGCATGGAGATTTGATTGATAATTGCCACGATACCGTAGAACCAAGAGGCGTCGCCGTTGGGATTGAATTCTTTGCGAGTTACGAGTTTGACGGGCGCCGGGCTTCGATCTGCCGATTGTTCGAGAAAACGAGATACTTCCGTGGAAATAATTCTTTCGATATACGAGGCGCCGATGCTCGCTTGCAGCATGGCGGTCGCGTCAATGTTGACTTGCACTACTGGTCGCCGATCCGTGCGGCAATCGGATTCGTACTTCGGTGGGATGACCACGACAAACATGTAACGCCCCTTTTCCATCGCGGAATCGACGTCGCCGGGGCGGATGATCTCGGGCGAGCGAAACCGCGGCGGATAAAATGCGTCAATCAGCCGCTCGGACAGAGCCGACCGGTCTTCATCCACGACGGCGATTGAGGCGTTATTCACTTCGGAAGAGGTCCCTTTGGCTTGGGTGTAGATGGCCAGCGTAAAGGAATACGCAACAAAGATCATGAGAATGAAATCGCGCTGCAAACTTCGCAATTCCTTCATTCCCAGCCAGAAGATGTTTTCGGCCTGGCGCATGGTTATACCTCTTGCCGTCTGAGCGCCGCGGCCGCCAGGAGCGTGAAGACCGGTATGAAAATGGCCAAAGCCGCAACATCGCCCATCAGGGCACCTGAACTAAGTCCCTTCGTGAACGCACCCACACTGGCATGCATGTAGTAGGTGGTTGGCCAGACAGTACCCACCAGGCGTGCGGCGCCGTCGAGCGTAGAAACGGGTTGCAGCATGCCCGAGAACTGCGTGGTTGGCAGGATCGTAAGAATCGCGGTGACGAAGACGGCGGCAACCTGGCTGGAAGTAAAGGTCGAAATCAACAATCCGAAACCCGTAGTAGCGATGACGTACAGCAGCGCACAGAGCGAGAGTATTAGCCAGCTGCCTTTCAGCGGCACGCCGAATACCACGACCGACATGGCGACCAGAATAAAATAGTTGAGCATTCCAATCACGACATAAGGCAACTGCTTACCCAACAGAAAATCGAGCCGCTTGCTAGGCGTAGTATAAAAGTTTGTTATCGAACCTAATTCTTTTTCGCGCACGACGCTGACGGCCATCAGAATCGCAGGAATCAGGACCAGCAGGATCGCGGGTATGCAGGGAACAATCGCAAAAATGCTTTCAAACGTCGGATTGTAAAGAAAGCGGGACTCGACCTGAACGGGCGCCGGATAGCTCGCGTCGCCCGGATGCGATCGTGCTTCGCTGGCGAGCCAGGTGCGATTCGCGCCAATTGCGTATTGCTGAATTGTTTCTGCACGGAATGGATTGGCGCCGTCGATCGTGCCCGAGACTTCTGGCTCGGCCCCACTGAGAAGATCTCGTCCAAATTGCGGTGGGATTTCAATCGCCAGCGAGATATCGTTGGACTTCATGCGCCGCTCCAGCTCCTTGCCATCAGTGAGCGGCTCTTGCACGGTAAAAAATCGCGGGTTCGCGAAGGCTTCGAGGTATTCGCGGCTTTCCGGGCTTTGGTCTTCATCGAGCACGGCATAGCGGACGTGTTCCACATCCAGCGTGATCCCAAAGCCGAATACCAGCATAAGTACGGCCGATCCGACAAACGCGAACGCCAGCCGCACCGGATCGCGCAATAACTCCAGCGATTCTCGGTAGCTGTAGGCCATCATCCGCGCTAGCGGCCACGCGGCGCTGGATTTTGGTGGTGCGACTGATCCGGCGGACTTTCTTTGGTCGTCCTCAGCGGGGGATGTTCCAGCGGACGTCGGTGCTGGCGACGATTTGGACTGCTTATTTCGCATCTCCAGATCGGCGGCTGCGATGTATTCAATGAACGCTTGCTCCAGAGTCGTCGCGTGACGGGCCTCGCGCAGCGCGTCGGGCTTATCGCAGGCTAACACGGTTCCTGCATGCATCAGCGAAATGCGATCGCATCGCATGGCTTCGTTCATGAAATGCGTCGAAACAAAGATGGTAACTGACTGCTGGCGTGATAAATCGACGAGCAACTCCCAGAACTCGTCGCGAGCGACAGGATCGACGCCCGACGTCGGTTCGTCGAGAATCAACATCTCGGGCTCGTGGATCACCGCCACTGCCAGCGACAGCCGCTGCCGAACGCCCAGCGGCAGCGACTCCGATAGAACGTCCAGGTGCGGTCCCAATCCAAAGCGACTGACCAATTCGTCGATGCGGGGCTTGAATTTATCGGGCGGCAGATGGAAGAGGCGCGCATGGAGCAATAGGTTTTGTCGCACACTCAATTCGCCGTAAAGCGAAAACGCCTGCGACATGTAGCCGACGCGATTGCGAATGTCGATGCTACCGGCTTCGACGGTCTCGCCAAATAGCTTCGCTTCACCCGACGACGCGGGCAATAGGCCCGTCAGCATCTTCATGGTCGTCGATTTGCCGCAGCCATTCGAGCCGAGAAAGCCGAAAATCTCGCCACGATCAATCGTGAAGTTGACATTGTTTACCGCCACAAAAGTACCGAACCGCCGTGTAAGATCCTTTGCGTAGATCGCCGGTTCTCCGCCGCTGGGCACGCGCGGTGGGATTGTCAGCTTGCAGCCGCTGCCGCGTTTGTCCTTGGGCAGCAAGGCGACAAAGGCCTCTTCAAGATTTTGCGTGCCCGTGCGCTCTTGAAGCTGAGCTGGAGTCCCAGCGGCCAGCACCTTGCCGGCGTCCATCGCGATGATCCAGTCGAACTGCTGTGCCTCGTCCATATAGGCCGTGGAAACCAGCACGCTCATACCTGGTCGTTCCTCACGGATATTGTCGATCAACCTCCAGAACTGCTGGCGTGAGAGCGGATCGACACCCGTAGTTGGCTCGTCCAGGATGAGTAGGTCGGGATCGTGAATCAATGCGCAGCACAAGCTGACCTTTTGCTTCATCCCGCCTGAGAGCTTGCCCGTCGGGCGATCGGGAAATGGATCAAGTCCGGTGGCCTTCAGCAAACCATCGATGCGCCAGCGACGCTCGGCCGCCGCTTGGCCGAACAAGCGTGCGAAGAAGTCGATGTTCTCAAATACGCTCAATTCCTTATAGAGATTCTTGCCGAGCCCCTGCGGCATGTAGGCCACGCGCGTACAGACTGTGTCGCGATGGCGGCGATCGTCCATGTCGCCTCCGAGAACCTTGATCGAGCCGGCCTGCATTTTTTTGGCGCCGGCGATTAGTCCCAGCAAGCTCGACTTTCCGACGCCGTCGGGCCCGATCAGCCCGACCATGCAGCCGGAAGGAATATCGACCGAGATGTCGGCAAGGGCCGTCGCCGATCCGTAGCGATGCGAAACGGCCGCAATCGACGCGACGGGAGGGCTCATACTCGACATGAGAAGCGCCTAGGGTTGAGGCGCGGGAAGCCGCCGCTCAAGGAACTCTGGCCAGGCGACGTTCGGATCAATCCGCACATACCCTTCGCCGCGGATACCGGTTTTGATCTTATCGATGTGAGCCTTTACCGCTTCGGCAGGCACGGTCAGCTTGACCTTGAACATCAATTTGTCGCGCTCGCTGCGTGTTTCAACCTGCTTGGGCGTAAATTGGGCCTCCGGCGAAACGAACGTTACATGGGTGCGCGCAGCATAACCTGGAACGGCATCGAGCGTGACTCGTGCCTCGTCACCGATACTGAGACGAGTCGCTTGCTGCGAGGGCACAAAGATTGTCATGTAGATATCAGTTAGATCAAGCAAAGTCAGCGCCTTCCCTCCGGCCGATAGCACTTCGCCCGGCTCGGCCAAACGATACAATACGCGCGCCACAACCGACGATCTAAGCGTCGAGTCGTCGATTTGGCTCTGAACGCGTTTGACTTCGGCGACGTTGGCGTCGATGGTCTTTTCCGCGGACAGTTTTCTGGACTTCGCAGCTTTCAACGTCGCCTCGGTAGAGTTGAGTCTGGATTTGGCCGTGTCCAATGCCGCTTCGGCCGCACTACGCCTAGATTTGGCTGTATCCAATTCCGCTTGCGCAGAATTCCGTTGCGCCACGCGCTGGTCATACTCTTCCTTCGTGGCCACTTTTTTGGAATATAGCTCCTCCGTGCGCGCGAACTGTTGTTTGGTCAATAGGAAGTTGCCTTCAGACTTCTGAATCTGAGCTTTCGTCGCGGCCGAGTCGGCTTCGGACTGCTTGATGGTTGATTGCGCAGTGACTACTTCCGCCTCGTATTCCTGGACTCTGGCCTCGGCAGTGCTCATTTGCGCCTCGGCCTCATGTACTTTTGCCTCAGCGTTTGCCAGCTGCGCGTCAAGTTCGCTCGTGTCCATCGTGGCAAGAATCTGACCCGAGGAAACTAGGTCTCCTTCCCGTACGAGAATCTCCTTGACCCTGCCGGCATACTTTGCCGCGATGTCGATTTGAGTGGCCTCGACCCGTCCATTACCCGAGACGATGCCTGCCGGCAGGCCGGGCTGTTGGTGATTCTTCCACCAGAGATAACCGCCGGCCGCAAAAGCGGCCAGGATGCCGACCGCGAGCAGGCGTTTCATAGCGGGTAATCCGTAGAGATAGGCAATGTCGTCCGCGTTGCGCCTTAGATCATACGGCCCACCAACTGATACCTCAAGCAATCGCTTTGTGGATGTAAGCCCGACAGGATTCGTCGAAAGCGCGCGTGCCAGGTCATGGATCCGCAACCGTGATTCATGGGCGCAGGTAAATTATGCGTGCTGGTCACCTTTTTCATTTCCATCACATTTGCATTTTCGAGAATCCATTCAGACTATTGAGTCGGCTCTGGAATGTGGACCATCAACCACTGCTGCGTTTGTCCGTCAGCAAAGTGAATCAGCGCGGGGCCCGTATCTTGCGTCAGATTCGCCAGGCCGGTTTCGATGATGGGACGCGTCTGATCAACTATGCTCCAGGCAACTCTTTGGGTTTTTTTATCGGCCATTCCTTCCAATGGTTGCACCTTGCCCGTGAGCGTATTTTTAAGCGTACCTGAGATCACACCCTGTTTGCTGATCGCAAGCTGCATATAAAGCGATGGTTGAGTACCGGAGGCTGGCCCGTCTTGTGTCAGCGCAAAAACGCCCAGCGGCAGCCAGTCGGACTTTTCCGAAGCGTCGCTCGGTGCGCTGCCGGCCAGCGTAGCGGCCTGCTCGGCGTATTCGTCTGCGGTGGCTATGGGTTGGTCGCCCGAATAGACCTGGTCGTCTGCATAATAGATGTCCTCACCGTAGCCATAGGAGGCAGGCGCACTACCATATCCACCCCAACTGCCGAGCGCGCCCCACGTCGCCCAAGCAAAGGGACGGGTGATCGCCCAAGCGCTCCATCCCGGATATTCTTGCCAAAAATCGCCAGGGTTGTGGTCGTGGTATTGATTGCGAATTTCATCGCGCCGCTGGTCGCGGTTGTTCTGTCGATCACCTCGGTTTTCGATCCGTTGCGGGCGGTTTTGTGCGAGATTGTCGCGACCAGTACCCGGTCGTCCCACGTCGGGTCGCCCGGGCCGCCCAACATCTGGCCGTCCGGCTGCTCCAACATCTGGTCGCGCGCGTCCTCCTGCAGGACCGCCGATTGCACCGGTCGATGGCGCCCTGCCGCCACCCTGTAGGAAGTCGGTCGCCGCACCGCCGGGGCGCCCAGCGCCGGCCCCACCAATTGCACCAGTCGCCGGCGCCGGAATGTCGAGAAACTTGCCTAGCTGACTCGCGGATGGTCGACTGCCCGCGGCGCGATTTGCCACTCCGCCCGCGGCGCCGGGACGCTGTCCTGCACCGGCAACCGGGCCCTTTTGAGCGCCACCAGGTCGGACACCTGTTTTTGCTCCCGCGGCCGGCCGGGCTGCTGCTTTTGCGCCCGCCGAACCGCCAGGTCGCGCGGCGGCCCGTTGACCTCCTCCCGGGTTCGGCCTGGCGCCTGCACTGGGACGTGAAGGGGATGGCGAAAATCCGCCGCCGCCACGCATGCCTCCACCTCCACCGCCGCCACGACCTCCTCCCCCGCCGCCGCGTCCACCACCACCGCCACCGCGACCAAGGGTTTCAGATTGCATGGCCCAAGCAAGTACGCCGATCGTCATGGCGGCAACTATGACTCTTTTCATTGTCGAACCTCTGCCGCGCAGTGCTTGCAGCGTTGATTATGAATCGAAGCGGTCTTCAGCGCCGCTTGATTTGAATCTCGTCGATATTGGGAAGCAATTCGTCACCGGCCGTGCGTTCGATCGTCTGCCAGGTAAACGAGTCAGCGTCAATCTGCTCCATGACATTGACCATAGTCGCAGCGCGCCCATCCGGAAGAGTGCCACGGTTGCGAATAA harbors:
- a CDS encoding ABC transporter permease, with translation MRQAENIFWLGMKELRSLQRDFILMIFVAYSFTLAIYTQAKGTSSEVNNASIAVVDEDRSALSERLIDAFYPPRFRSPEIIRPGDVDSAMEKGRYMFVVVIPPKYESDCRTDRRPVVQVNIDATAMLQASIGASYIERIISTEVSRFLEQSADRSPAPVKLVTRKEFNPNGDASWFYGIVAIINQISMLTIILTGAALLREREHGTIEHLLVMPLTAFEIAMAKVWANGLVILIAVTASLVFVVKGVLGVPIAGSPVLFLAGVVLYLFFATALGVFLGTITQTMAQFALLIILLIIVLQLLSGGNTPIESQPQWLQRLTLFLPSRHFVSFSQAIIYRGAGLETVWPQFLAVSGMGLLFFSFSLRQFRRSIAVTR
- the rbbA gene encoding ribosome-associated ATPase/putative transporter RbbA, with amino-acid sequence MSSMSPPVASIAAVSHRYGSATALADISVDIPSGCMVGLIGPDGVGKSSLLGLIAGAKKMQAGSIKVLGGDMDDRRHRDTVCTRVAYMPQGLGKNLYKELSVFENIDFFARLFGQAAAERRWRIDGLLKATGLDPFPDRPTGKLSGGMKQKVSLCCALIHDPDLLILDEPTTGVDPLSRQQFWRLIDNIREERPGMSVLVSTAYMDEAQQFDWIIAMDAGKVLAAGTPAQLQERTGTQNLEEAFVALLPKDKRGSGCKLTIPPRVPSGGEPAIYAKDLTRRFGTFVAVNNVNFTIDRGEIFGFLGSNGCGKSTTMKMLTGLLPASSGEAKLFGETVEAGSIDIRNRVGYMSQAFSLYGELSVRQNLLLHARLFHLPPDKFKPRIDELVSRFGLGPHLDVLSESLPLGVRQRLSLAVAVIHEPEMLILDEPTSGVDPVARDEFWELLVDLSRQQSVTIFVSTHFMNEAMRCDRISLMHAGTVLACDKPDALREARHATTLEQAFIEYIAAADLEMRNKQSKSSPAPTSAGTSPAEDDQRKSAGSVAPPKSSAAWPLARMMAYSYRESLELLRDPVRLAFAFVGSAVLMLVFGFGITLDVEHVRYAVLDEDQSPESREYLEAFANPRFFTVQEPLTDGKELERRMKSNDISLAIEIPPQFGRDLLSGAEPEVSGTIDGANPFRAETIQQYAIGANRTWLASEARSHPGDASYPAPVQVESRFLYNPTFESIFAIVPCIPAILLVLIPAILMAVSVVREKELGSITNFYTTPSKRLDFLLGKQLPYVVIGMLNYFILVAMSVVVFGVPLKGSWLILSLCALLYVIATTGFGLLISTFTSSQVAAVFVTAILTILPTTQFSGMLQPVSTLDGAARLVGTVWPTTYYMHASVGAFTKGLSSGALMGDVAALAIFIPVFTLLAAAALRRQEV
- a CDS encoding HlyD family efflux transporter periplasmic adaptor subunit — its product is MKRLLAVGILAAFAAGGYLWWKNHQQPGLPAGIVSGNGRVEATQIDIAAKYAGRVKEILVREGDLVSSGQILATMDTSELDAQLANAEAKVHEAEAQMSTAEARVQEYEAEVVTAQSTIKQSEADSAATKAQIQKSEGNFLLTKQQFARTEELYSKKVATKEEYDQRVAQRNSAQAELDTAKSRRSAAEAALDTAKSRLNSTEATLKAAKSRKLSAEKTIDANVAEVKRVQSQIDDSTLRSSVVARVLYRLAEPGEVLSAGGKALTLLDLTDIYMTIFVPSQQATRLSIGDEARVTLDAVPGYAARTHVTFVSPEAQFTPKQVETRSERDKLMFKVKLTVPAEAVKAHIDKIKTGIRGEGYVRIDPNVAWPEFLERRLPAPQP